In a genomic window of Meiothermus sp. CFH 77666:
- a CDS encoding DUF1501 domain-containing protein, protein MNRRDFIQKSLLTLALGQGAPSLLSKTALAAQSRDKILVVVNLFGGNDQLNTLIPYRNELYYRLRPNIAIKREEVLDLGANGQKLGLHPELRPLMPMWNNGELAIIPQVGYPNPNRSHFISTSIWHTADPSRRQETGWLGRWGDLQDDPFCDTFLGGATPQALVGERRSAPAISSIDAFSIRLPRQFEEAFNQEARLVRSGTAEEVRKAMLSLKGALDKIGRLREVKNRAQYPDNAFGRSMGDIARMIAGGLGSSVYYTTLGGWDTHAGQPPRQAELLGYVAQAITAFRADMKAIDRDKDVMIMVFSEFGRQVAENASYGTDHGEGGLMFVLGGGVKGGLFGSEPDLEDLELNALKYQTDFRNVYASALQWIAANPRQVLGGDFSPVALI, encoded by the coding sequence ATGAACCGACGCGATTTCATCCAAAAATCCCTGTTGACACTGGCCCTGGGGCAGGGTGCGCCCTCATTGCTTTCCAAAACTGCTCTGGCAGCGCAGTCCAGGGACAAAATCCTGGTAGTCGTCAACCTGTTCGGCGGCAACGACCAGCTCAACACCCTGATTCCCTACCGCAACGAACTCTACTACCGCCTGCGCCCCAATATCGCCATCAAGCGCGAAGAAGTGCTGGATTTGGGAGCCAATGGGCAAAAACTGGGCCTTCACCCCGAACTAAGGCCGCTGATGCCGATGTGGAACAACGGCGAACTGGCCATCATCCCACAAGTAGGCTACCCCAACCCCAACCGCAGCCACTTTATTTCCACCTCCATCTGGCACACCGCCGACCCCAGCCGCAGGCAAGAAACCGGCTGGTTGGGCCGCTGGGGCGACCTCCAGGACGATCCTTTCTGCGACACCTTTCTGGGCGGAGCCACCCCCCAGGCCCTGGTAGGGGAACGGCGCAGCGCACCCGCCATCAGCAGCATTGATGCCTTCAGCATTCGGCTGCCCCGGCAGTTCGAGGAGGCTTTTAACCAGGAGGCCCGCTTAGTCCGCAGCGGCACCGCGGAGGAAGTTCGAAAGGCCATGCTCTCGCTGAAGGGGGCCCTGGACAAAATCGGGCGACTGCGCGAGGTGAAAAATCGCGCCCAGTACCCCGATAATGCCTTTGGCCGAAGCATGGGCGACATCGCCCGCATGATTGCCGGGGGGCTGGGCAGCAGCGTCTACTACACCACCCTCGGCGGCTGGGATACGCACGCCGGGCAGCCCCCCCGCCAGGCCGAGCTACTGGGCTATGTGGCCCAGGCCATCACCGCCTTCCGTGCGGATATGAAGGCCATCGATCGGGATAAAGACGTAATGATTATGGTGTTTAGCGAGTTTGGGCGACAAGTCGCCGAGAATGCCTCCTATGGCACCGATCACGGGGAGGGTGGGCTGATGTTTGTACTCGGAGGGGGCGTAAAGGGTGGGCTGTTCGGGAGCGAGCCCGACCTCGAGGATCTCGAGCTGAACGCGCTCAAATACCAGACCGACTTCCGCAACGTCTACGCCTCGGCCTTGCAGTGGATTGCCGCCAACCCGCGCCAGGTGCTGGGAGGCGATTTTAGTCCAGTAGCCTTGATATGA
- a CDS encoding DUF1800 domain-containing protein, translating into MMARALTYPQATHLLRRAAARGRKQEAQQLVEMGLEAAVDYLLRDPAPAPAYTTAATRNERGQQHREISQRWLNHWLTTPTPAAERLVLFWHGHLTSEFRETMGAQGIDFWNQFATFRQLGYGPYGELLKAIARNPVMLLYLNNAQSRKEHPNQNWARELLELYTIGPGHYTEQDILEAARAFTGWTVRLPGGQRPREASANVAFEFVFNRNWHDPGEKTFLGKRIKTGDEVLEILIAHPKTYEFVGRKLLKFYLCPEPPEPLVQEAARVFHSGGTREFLRWLFTRDEFYSPQYRNAIIKSPLEYLVGLWYAAGVTALDFEGRPGRGLYQALAAMGQIPFDPPTVAGWDGGLSWLAESPFLNRLNLLAGFAGREYKLDLEVFMDNGSGALALVKPEAQLL; encoded by the coding sequence ATGATGGCTCGAGCACTGACCTACCCCCAAGCCACCCACCTGCTGCGCCGGGCCGCCGCAAGAGGGCGAAAGCAGGAGGCCCAGCAGCTGGTGGAGATGGGCCTCGAGGCCGCAGTGGATTATTTGCTGCGCGACCCGGCCCCCGCCCCTGCTTACACCACCGCCGCCACTCGCAACGAGCGCGGCCAGCAGCACCGCGAAATCAGCCAGCGCTGGCTGAACCACTGGCTCACCACCCCCACCCCCGCCGCCGAGCGCCTGGTGCTGTTCTGGCACGGCCACCTGACCTCGGAGTTCCGCGAAACCATGGGTGCCCAGGGCATAGACTTCTGGAACCAGTTTGCCACCTTCCGGCAACTGGGCTACGGGCCCTATGGCGAACTCCTGAAGGCCATCGCCAGAAACCCGGTCATGCTCCTTTATCTCAACAACGCCCAGAGCCGCAAGGAGCACCCCAACCAGAACTGGGCGCGGGAGCTGCTCGAGCTCTACACCATCGGCCCCGGCCACTACACCGAGCAGGACATCCTGGAAGCGGCCCGGGCTTTCACCGGCTGGACGGTGCGCCTACCCGGCGGCCAGCGCCCCCGCGAGGCCAGCGCCAATGTGGCCTTCGAGTTTGTTTTCAACCGCAACTGGCACGACCCGGGCGAGAAAACCTTCCTGGGTAAGCGCATCAAAACCGGCGATGAGGTGCTGGAAATCCTGATCGCCCACCCCAAAACCTACGAGTTTGTCGGACGAAAGCTGCTGAAGTTCTATCTATGCCCCGAACCGCCCGAGCCGCTGGTACAGGAAGCCGCACGGGTTTTCCACAGCGGCGGCACACGCGAGTTCTTGCGCTGGCTCTTCACCCGCGACGAGTTCTACAGCCCGCAATACCGCAACGCCATCATCAAAAGCCCCCTGGAATACCTGGTGGGGCTGTGGTACGCCGCCGGGGTTACGGCGTTGGATTTCGAGGGGCGGCCTGGGCGTGGGCTTTACCAGGCCCTGGCCGCTATGGGGCAAATCCCCTTCGACCCCCCCACCGTAGCGGGCTGGGATGGTGGCCTATCCTGGCTGGCCGAGTCGCCCTTCCTGAACCGCCTCAATCTGCTGGCGGGCTTTGCGGGCCGGGAGTATAAGCTCGATCTTGAAGTCTTTATGGACAACGGCAGTGGTGCGCTGGCCCTGGTCAAGCCGGAGGCCCAGCTACTCTAG
- a CDS encoding AMP/ADP-polyphosphate phosphotransferase, with the protein MKKYRVEPGNSFRLEHFDPDDTSAFKGGKQEALVALEGLNKKLEKLQELLFAEGKHKVLVVLQAMDAGGKDGTIRVVFDGVDPSGVRVASFGVPTEHELARDYLWRVHQQVPRKGELVIFNRSHYEDVLVVRVKNLVPKAVWQKRYRHIREFERMLADEGTTILKFFLHISKDEQRERLQERLDNPEKRWKFRKGDLDDRKLWDQYQEAFEDAIRETSTEYAPWYVIPANKNWYRNWLVSSILVETLESLEMQYPRPEIGLEKIVIE; encoded by the coding sequence ATGAAAAAGTATCGTGTTGAACCCGGTAACTCATTTCGCCTCGAGCATTTCGACCCCGATGACACCAGCGCCTTCAAAGGCGGCAAACAGGAAGCCCTGGTGGCGCTGGAAGGGCTGAACAAAAAGCTGGAAAAGCTGCAAGAGCTGCTCTTTGCCGAAGGCAAGCACAAGGTGCTGGTAGTGTTGCAGGCCATGGACGCGGGCGGCAAGGATGGCACCATCCGGGTGGTCTTCGACGGGGTAGACCCCAGCGGGGTGCGGGTGGCCAGCTTTGGCGTGCCCACCGAGCACGAGCTGGCCCGCGACTACCTCTGGCGGGTGCACCAGCAGGTGCCGCGCAAGGGTGAGCTGGTTATTTTCAATCGCTCGCACTACGAAGATGTGCTGGTCGTGCGGGTCAAGAACCTGGTACCCAAAGCGGTCTGGCAGAAGCGCTACCGCCACATCCGCGAGTTCGAACGAATGCTGGCCGACGAGGGTACTACCATCCTCAAGTTCTTCTTACACATCTCCAAAGACGAGCAGCGCGAACGCCTGCAAGAGCGGCTGGACAACCCCGAGAAACGCTGGAAGTTCCGCAAGGGCGACCTCGACGACCGCAAACTGTGGGATCAGTACCAGGAAGCCTTCGAGGATGCCATCCGCGAGACCAGTACCGAGTACGCCCCCTGGTACGTGATACCGGCCAATAAGAACTGGTATCGCAACTGGCTGGTGAGTAGCATCCTGGTCGAAACCCTGGAAAGCCTCGAGATGCAGTACCCCAGGCCGGAGATTGGCCTCGAGAAAATCGTGATCGAGTGA